A stretch of Bacillus pseudomycoides DNA encodes these proteins:
- the hutH gene encoding histidine ammonia-lyase: MITLTGHSLTVEEMKRLLFEGEGVTACSSSMQKVAECREVVEKIVEDGKVVYGITTGFGKFSDVFIQKDDVKALQHNLIQSHACGVGVPFPEEVSRGMLILRANTMLKGVSGVRPLVVNMLLEFVNRKIHPVIPQQGSLGASGDLAPLSHLALVLLGEGEVFYKGKRVHAMVALTEEGLEPIELEAKEGLALINGTQAMTAQGILSYIEAEAIAYQSELIASMTIEGLRGIIDAFDENVHKARGYKEQVEVAKRFRDVLHDSKLITKQGELRVQDAYSLRCIPQVHGASWQVLNYVKEKLEIEMNAATDNPLIFDGGEKVISGGNFHGQPIAFAMDFLKVGMAELANISERRIERLVNPQLNDLPPFLSPEPGLQSGAMIMQYAAASLVSENKTLAHPASVDSIPSSANQEDHVSMGTIASRHAHQIIQNVRRVLAIEMICAMQAAEYRGIEEMSTATKAFYHQGRQQVPSITNDRIFSTDIENIAHWLKTSRFTKERMDVNAAL; encoded by the coding sequence ATGATTACGTTAACAGGACATTCATTAACAGTAGAAGAAATGAAACGCTTATTGTTTGAAGGAGAAGGAGTAACAGCCTGCTCAAGTAGTATGCAAAAAGTGGCCGAGTGCCGTGAAGTTGTAGAAAAAATCGTAGAAGATGGAAAGGTTGTTTACGGTATTACAACTGGGTTTGGGAAGTTTAGTGATGTGTTTATTCAAAAAGATGATGTAAAAGCACTTCAACATAATTTAATTCAATCACATGCATGTGGAGTTGGTGTTCCATTCCCTGAAGAAGTATCGCGAGGAATGTTGATCTTACGCGCTAATACGATGTTAAAAGGAGTATCCGGTGTTCGCCCTCTTGTTGTGAATATGTTGCTAGAGTTTGTAAACCGTAAAATTCATCCGGTTATCCCGCAGCAAGGATCACTTGGAGCGAGCGGTGATTTAGCGCCACTATCTCATCTTGCTCTTGTTCTATTAGGAGAAGGAGAAGTGTTTTATAAGGGGAAACGAGTTCATGCGATGGTAGCCCTGACAGAAGAAGGATTAGAACCAATCGAATTAGAAGCGAAAGAAGGGCTTGCATTAATTAATGGTACGCAAGCGATGACAGCACAAGGAATTCTTTCTTATATAGAAGCTGAGGCGATTGCTTATCAATCAGAATTAATTGCTTCTATGACAATTGAAGGATTGCGCGGCATTATCGATGCATTTGATGAAAATGTGCATAAAGCACGTGGCTATAAAGAACAAGTGGAAGTTGCAAAGCGTTTTCGCGATGTACTTCATGACAGTAAATTGATAACAAAGCAAGGAGAACTGCGTGTACAAGATGCATACTCACTTCGCTGCATTCCGCAGGTGCACGGTGCTTCTTGGCAAGTTTTAAATTATGTGAAAGAAAAATTAGAAATTGAAATGAACGCAGCAACAGATAACCCACTGATTTTTGATGGTGGAGAAAAAGTAATTTCTGGCGGGAACTTCCATGGTCAGCCAATTGCATTTGCAATGGACTTTTTGAAGGTTGGAATGGCGGAACTGGCGAATATTTCTGAGCGCCGTATTGAGCGTCTTGTGAACCCACAGTTAAATGATTTACCACCATTTTTAAGTCCAGAGCCAGGGCTTCAGTCTGGTGCAATGATTATGCAATACGCAGCAGCTTCACTTGTTTCAGAAAATAAAACGTTAGCTCATCCAGCAAGTGTTGACTCAATTCCATCATCAGCTAACCAAGAAGATCATGTAAGTATGGGAACAATCGCTTCACGTCATGCACATCAAATTATTCAAAACGTAAGGCGAGTTCTTGCGATTGAAATGATTTGCGCAATGCAAGCTGCGGAATATCGTGGTATTGAAGAGATGAGTACAGCGACGAAAGCCTTTTATCACCAAGGGCGTCAGCAAGTACCGTCAATTACAAATGACCGTATTTTCTCAACGGATATTGAAAATATTGCACATTGGCTAAAAACAAGTCGCTTTACGAAGGAACGAATGGATGTAAATGCAGCATTATAA
- the hutP gene encoding hut operon transcriptional regulator HutP: MLLQGTHRIGRMAMLLALADENESPVLSIPKGWKYCTGKVGSMNSQKVVAAMETAAKSNQVIETDVYRETHALYHAIMEALYGVTRGQIQLADVLRTVGLRFAIVRGTPYDGKKEGEWVAVALYGTIGAPVKGSEHEAIGLGINHI; encoded by the coding sequence ATGCTTCTTCAAGGAACACATCGAATTGGTCGTATGGCCATGTTGTTGGCACTTGCGGATGAGAATGAAAGCCCTGTATTATCGATTCCGAAAGGTTGGAAATATTGTACTGGGAAAGTCGGTTCTATGAATTCGCAAAAGGTTGTCGCAGCAATGGAAACAGCGGCTAAAAGCAACCAAGTTATTGAAACAGACGTTTACAGAGAAACGCATGCACTTTATCATGCAATCATGGAAGCGTTGTACGGGGTAACGAGAGGTCAAATTCAGTTAGCAGACGTTCTTCGTACAGTAGGTCTTCGGTTTGCGATTGTGCGCGGTACACCATACGACGGAAAAAAAGAAGGCGAATGGGTTGCTGTTGCGCTTTATGGAACGATAGGTGCGCCTGTAAAAGGATCTGAGCATGAGGCGATTGGTTTAGGAATTAATCACATATGA
- a CDS encoding class I SAM-dependent methyltransferase: MAKRKDIHFRIDERLLERFEAALHYEGLNKTDILTHAIQQFCVKVESEKLNDIKRQYAVSNHLQTRIDTHKKYEEKRVDLDEIVIGHLQLQGTEKILEVGCANGKFLALLQKNGHKGHLTGLDQSTSMLREAAINGAQQHVNIEWKLGDATKLPFPADSYDWIIARHMLYHMTDVEKTIQGFHKVIFPEGRFLATTNSKISLPRIDEMCNKMLVAFNLPEKAPSASPFCLENGKQLLQSVFQTVEETVIHNALLFHHATPIVNYISSMFPSLNIPDDIHLHSEMKEWLTMEIENELSLHGGVWRDPKTLAIYRCTK; this comes from the coding sequence TTGGCTAAGAGAAAAGATATTCACTTTCGAATTGACGAAAGATTACTAGAAAGATTTGAAGCAGCACTTCATTATGAAGGTCTAAATAAAACAGATATTTTAACACATGCTATTCAGCAATTTTGTGTAAAGGTGGAATCAGAAAAGTTGAATGATATAAAAAGGCAATACGCTGTAAGTAACCATCTGCAAACACGGATCGATACTCATAAAAAATATGAGGAAAAACGAGTAGACTTAGATGAAATTGTAATAGGTCATCTACAATTACAAGGCACGGAAAAGATATTAGAAGTTGGATGCGCTAATGGAAAGTTCCTTGCACTGCTACAAAAAAACGGTCATAAGGGGCATCTCACTGGTTTGGATCAATCTACATCTATGCTGCGAGAAGCCGCTATAAATGGAGCGCAGCAACATGTAAATATTGAATGGAAACTTGGAGATGCTACCAAACTCCCTTTCCCAGCTGATTCTTATGATTGGATCATCGCAAGACATATGCTGTATCACATGACAGATGTTGAAAAAACAATTCAAGGATTTCATAAAGTAATTTTTCCTGAAGGCAGGTTCCTAGCCACAACAAATTCCAAAATCTCATTACCCCGTATAGATGAGATGTGTAACAAAATGTTAGTCGCATTCAATTTACCCGAAAAAGCACCATCAGCTTCTCCATTTTGTTTAGAAAACGGAAAACAATTATTACAATCTGTTTTTCAAACTGTGGAGGAAACAGTTATTCATAATGCACTTCTATTTCATCATGCTACACCTATCGTTAACTATATCTCTAGTATGTTTCCATCTTTAAACATACCTGATGACATTCATCTTCATTCAGAAATGAAAGAATGGCTGACCATGGAAATAGAAAATGAATTATCTCTTCATGGCGGAGTATGGCGTGATCCAAAAACACTAGCTATTTATAGGTGTACAAAATGA
- a CDS encoding SAM-dependent methyltransferase, with product MAIKQKEIKVVIGAGEYNNNPGWLHTNEEELNLLKRKDWIKRFDPNSLVVILAEHVWEHLSYEEGIEAAKVCYEFSKYGGYIRCAVPDAFFPDEEYQEGVQVGGPGPKDHPAASHKIVHNYETLRKMFETVGFEVKLLEYCDEEGNFHYNEWNGADGVIFRSKKYDPRNQGDKLVFPSLIIDAIKS from the coding sequence TTGGCTATAAAACAAAAGGAAATTAAGGTGGTAATTGGTGCAGGGGAATATAATAATAATCCAGGCTGGTTACATACGAATGAAGAAGAATTGAATTTATTAAAAAGGAAAGATTGGATAAAAAGGTTTGATCCTAATTCTTTAGTGGTAATTTTAGCGGAGCATGTATGGGAACATTTATCATATGAAGAAGGCATAGAAGCGGCGAAAGTATGTTATGAATTTTCAAAGTATGGTGGTTATATTCGATGTGCCGTTCCTGATGCATTTTTCCCAGATGAAGAATACCAAGAGGGTGTACAAGTTGGGGGACCTGGACCTAAAGACCATCCCGCAGCTAGTCATAAAATAGTTCATAATTATGAAACTTTAAGGAAAATGTTTGAAACTGTGGGATTCGAAGTGAAATTGCTTGAATATTGTGATGAAGAGGGGAATTTCCATTACAATGAGTGGAATGGAGCCGATGGAGTTATTTTTCGTTCAAAGAAATATGATCCACG